One genomic region from Phycisphaerales bacterium encodes:
- a CDS encoding ABC transporter permease — MLCVLSGALIALLAIAASGVVHGLERSLKADVSPNVGVVYGAGSEDSLERSDIDARTPSLVSASVPGIRRLNDELEFISPEVVMAIAVDLESQTEQRLAIARGITETAYLLHKNVQIVEGRAPRPAYNELMVGQLAPIKMGVSVEDLAIGKTILFDNTTWTIVGHFVAPGSVLASEIWLPLTDLMVATKREGISSVLVEMDPSKGGDLADLETFAFQRLDLELVAMPVSEYYQRVDAFYKPIKLIVWLTAILVALGALFGGINTMYAAFIGRIREFGMLRCVGWRPSAIGLSLMQESVVSVTAGALLGCLVGVVFLDGLEVRFTMGAFELLVGPIQIMIAMVAAVCVAVFGVLPPAIRCLRSPINEALKSI, encoded by the coding sequence GTGTTATGCGTACTTTCTGGCGCGCTTATTGCATTACTTGCAATCGCAGCCAGTGGTGTCGTTCATGGCTTGGAGCGTTCACTCAAAGCAGATGTGTCTCCAAATGTAGGTGTTGTGTATGGGGCTGGTAGTGAAGATAGCTTAGAGCGAAGTGATATTGATGCACGTACGCCATCACTTGTTTCAGCGTCAGTGCCGGGCATTAGAAGACTTAATGATGAACTAGAGTTCATCTCACCAGAAGTTGTTATGGCAATTGCAGTCGATCTTGAGTCGCAGACGGAGCAGCGACTTGCTATTGCACGGGGTATTACTGAAACAGCTTATCTGTTACATAAGAATGTACAGATCGTTGAGGGGCGGGCACCGCGGCCGGCTTACAATGAATTGATGGTTGGGCAACTGGCACCGATCAAAATGGGTGTTTCAGTCGAGGACTTGGCGATTGGTAAGACCATTCTCTTTGACAATACGACGTGGACCATTGTTGGGCACTTTGTCGCACCTGGTTCAGTACTTGCTTCTGAGATTTGGCTGCCATTGACGGATCTTATGGTGGCAACCAAACGGGAAGGAATTTCTTCGGTGTTGGTTGAGATGGATCCCAGTAAGGGTGGCGACTTAGCTGACTTGGAGACCTTTGCCTTCCAACGCTTAGACTTGGAGCTTGTTGCCATGCCGGTATCAGAGTATTACCAGCGCGTTGATGCTTTCTATAAGCCAATTAAGTTGATTGTCTGGTTGACCGCTATTCTGGTTGCACTTGGAGCACTCTTTGGCGGCATTAATACGATGTATGCAGCCTTTATTGGGCGCATTCGGGAATTCGGAATGCTGCGTTGTGTCGGATGGCGCCCTTCAGCAATTGGTTTGAGCTTAATGCAAGAATCAGTGGTGTCTGTGACGGCTGGGGCCCTGCTTGGTTGTTTGGTTGGTGTTGTCTTTCTTGATGGCCTCGAAGTACGTTTTACGATGGGGGCATTTGAACTATTGGTGGGTCCAATTCAAATCATGATTGCGATGGTCGCAGCCGTTTGTGTGGCAGTATTTGGTGTACTACCCCCAGCCATACGTTGTTTGAGGAGCCCAATAAATGAGGCACTTAAGTCAATCTAA
- a CDS encoding ABC transporter permease — protein MSIWLPTRFWRLILRQIKGRPMRSGLTIAGVAIGLLLFVLIEGLQYGVTIATQPDENDTTLVVYRENRYCPATSTLPEIYQSRITELEGVLRVMPIQVVVNNCRASLDVVTFRGMKEDDFKNVLQTDAVVIDGSLDEWLARNDAAFLGSSLASRRSLSVGDRFEAAGYQVTVAGILESDRSGYDNLAFVHLPYIQYANRSKQGQVTQFNVIVDGPEKMDAVAAQIDEMFHSDQAPTHTRAERAFVADIAGDIVHIIGVVRYLGWACLAAVLALICNAMALSVQDRVVDNAVLQTLGYRRTRVFQLVVGEGLVLGVCGGIVGSLGAFILLWLSRVNLSVEGISIPIEVGVTQFLIGAGIATGIGLIAGIIPAMRAARRDLVSCFRAI, from the coding sequence ATGAGCATTTGGCTTCCAACGCGATTTTGGCGATTGATTTTGAGGCAGATTAAAGGCCGCCCGATGCGTAGTGGATTAACCATTGCCGGAGTGGCTATTGGGCTCCTGCTCTTCGTACTCATCGAAGGTCTTCAATATGGCGTGACCATAGCAACGCAGCCCGATGAAAACGATACGACATTAGTGGTGTATCGTGAAAATCGATATTGTCCAGCAACAAGCACGCTGCCAGAGATCTATCAATCTCGGATTACTGAGCTCGAAGGCGTTCTTCGTGTCATGCCTATACAAGTCGTCGTTAACAATTGCCGCGCGAGTCTTGATGTCGTGACATTTCGCGGCATGAAGGAAGATGATTTCAAAAACGTATTGCAGACGGATGCGGTTGTCATTGATGGTTCACTGGATGAATGGTTAGCCCGTAACGATGCGGCATTTCTTGGTAGCTCACTGGCCTCTAGACGATCTTTGTCAGTAGGTGATCGGTTTGAAGCGGCAGGCTATCAGGTCACTGTTGCTGGTATTTTGGAATCAGATCGATCTGGCTATGACAATCTTGCTTTTGTTCACCTGCCATATATTCAATATGCGAATCGATCAAAGCAGGGTCAAGTCACTCAATTCAATGTAATTGTTGATGGGCCGGAAAAAATGGACGCAGTAGCAGCACAGATTGATGAGATGTTTCATAGCGATCAAGCACCAACACACACGAGAGCAGAGCGTGCTTTTGTTGCTGATATCGCCGGGGACATTGTGCACATTATTGGGGTCGTGCGGTACTTGGGTTGGGCATGTCTCGCGGCAGTACTTGCATTGATTTGTAATGCGATGGCACTGAGTGTTCAAGATCGTGTTGTTGATAATGCGGTGCTCCAGACACTCGGGTATCGCAGAACAAGGGTATTTCAACTGGTTGTTGGAGAGGGCTTGGTGCTTGGCGTCTGTGGCGGAATTGTTGGCTCGCTTGGTGCATTTATTCTGCTTTGGTTGTCTCGAGTGAATTTGAGCGTTGAGGGAATTTCGATTCCCATTGAAGTTGGTGTTACGCAGTTTCTTATTGGTGCGGGCATCGCCACTGGTATTGGACTGATTGCAGGCATCATTCCTGCGATGCGAGCGGCTCGCCGCGATCTTGTCAGTTGTTTTAGGGCAATCTAA
- a CDS encoding molybdenum cofactor guanylyltransferase → MSTIESPLQQVTGAVLAGGLSTRMGTSKHDLKLPDGRTMLETMLSLLGEVCQEIVVVAPNIVIADLPHIHDPKPGCGPLAGVTKLLESQINHHYLIVPCDMPHLTSKLLSELCRPLPHDARVFRLDLEPHPSPLPLVISSNAKLQMQRAQQQGIRSLHRALAHIDLEVQVLPDEQRTCLHNVNTPQDL, encoded by the coding sequence ATGAGCACGATCGAATCACCACTGCAGCAAGTGACCGGGGCGGTCCTCGCCGGTGGTCTCAGCACGCGAATGGGAACATCGAAACATGATCTCAAGCTTCCAGATGGACGGACAATGCTAGAGACGATGCTCAGTTTGCTTGGTGAGGTATGTCAGGAAATTGTGGTAGTCGCACCCAATATTGTGATTGCTGACCTGCCACATATCCATGATCCAAAGCCAGGCTGCGGTCCACTTGCTGGTGTCACGAAACTTTTAGAAAGCCAGATTAACCACCATTACTTAATTGTTCCTTGCGACATGCCGCACCTCACATCCAAACTGCTTTCGGAATTATGTCGCCCACTACCACATGATGCTCGGGTCTTTCGCCTCGATTTGGAACCACATCCAAGCCCACTCCCATTGGTTATCTCAAGCAACGCGAAGCTGCAGATGCAACGGGCGCAACAGCAGGGCATAAGAAGCCTGCATCGTGCACTTGCACACATTGATCTGGAAGTTCAAGTACTCCCAGATGAACAAAGAACTTGCCTACATAACGTCAATACACCTCAAGACCTTTAA